One segment of Channa argus isolate prfri chromosome 17, Channa argus male v1.0, whole genome shotgun sequence DNA contains the following:
- the cdc42bpab gene encoding serine/threonine-protein kinase MRCK alpha isoform X5: MSGEVRLKKLEKLILDGPAQSNSQCLSVETLLDILVCLYDECNNSPLRREKNILEFLDWAKPFTSKVKQMRLHKEDFEILKVIGRGAFGEVAVVKVKNTDKVFAMKILNKWEMLKRAETACFREERDVLVNGDCQWITTLHYAFQDDNNLYLVMDYYVGGDLLTLLSKFEDRLPEEMAKFYLAEMVMAIDSIHQLHYVHRDIKPDNILLDMNGHIRLADFGSCLKLMEDGTVQSSVAVGTPDYISPEILQAMEDGKGKYGPECDWWSLGVCMYEMLYGETPFYAESLVETYGKIMNHKERFQFPQQITDVSEEAKDLVRRLICSREHRLGQNGIEDFKQHPFFTGIDWDNIRICEAPYIPEVSSPTDTSNFDVDDDCLKNSETMPPPSHTAFSGHHLPFVGFTYTSKCALSDRGCLRQLAGEPGKAVQDQMDMDVQRSLEDSLATEAYERRIRRLEQEKLELSRKLQESTQTVQALQHPTAEGPLSSNKEVEIRSLKSEIDILKKQIADSGQLEKQLEDVTLARRDLEDSSRHIKTLQKQMKSITHERDELYKEIADTNEKLKSQSKELKDAHSQRKLAMQEFSELNERLTDLRSAKQRLVRQLRDKEEEMESQNQKVEALRLEVRKAERVKKEMEAQAEEQAAEAQKERKLRERNEQYSRQLEEELEGLKSKQAGPSVTLASADQTQEVGRLRGDLEKKTLLYEEELARREAQHSNELKALRKELRDAESQHLALQKEILMLKDKLDKTRRESDDSVSQREREEFETEYKQKYERDRVLLIEENKKLSSELDKLTSMFEKVSSSNRQLEDEMRELADKKESVAHWEAQITEIIQWVSDEKDARGYLQALATKMTEELEGLRNTSLGVRATDMPWKMRRFAKLDMSARLELQSALDAEIRAKQSIQDELNKVKASNISTECKLQEVESKNQDLLGEIERLKKETEELRLRRGVKHQDSQNSFLAFLNAPTSALDQFDRSPSVGPASKGRRVDSMDNFTPSNTPSRDDDPKAHLKSRSRSPSMASDTEPIELIDKSRTIQTPTIRSGGYGSIGRSSPKPKAHQFVVKSFNTPTKCNQCTSLMVGLIRQGCTCEVCNFSCHVTCADKAPAVCPVPQDQTKGPLGIDPQRGIGTAYEGHVRVPKPTGVKKGWQRAMAVVCDFKLFLYELGEGKTTQPSVVVSQVIDMRDEEFSVSSVLASDVIHASRKDIPCIFRVTASQLSPSSSHKPSILILAESDQERNKWVGLLNELHRILKKNKLKERFVYVPKEAYDSTLPLIKTTQSAAIIDHERVALGNEEGLFVIHVTKDEIIRVGDNKKVHHIDLIPQEQLLAVISGRNRHVRLFPTQALDGRETESYKLADVKGCQTLVSGPIRNGSLTCLCVAVKRQITCYEVNKSKTRHRKLRELQAPGPVQWIGLLSERLYVGYQSGFTRCSLQGDMSMVSLLHHEDHTLAFIPQQNLDALCAVEISSKELLLCFSSIGVYVDSQGRRSRQQELMWPAVPNAACYNAPYLSVYSENAIDVFDVNTMEWIQTIPLKKVRPLNVDGSLNLLGLETVRLIYFRNKMAEGDELVVPETSDNSRKQMVRSMNNKRRFSFRVPEEERLQQRREMLRDPEMRNKLISNPTNFNHVAHMGPGDGIQILKDLPMNVRVQENRAGFSGSVSIPSITKNRAEPGRSMSASSGLGIRSSSQNGSALRRELSGGSYGSKRQTMTSPSESSLSSGGGMDCGDAPLSQFDREDSDSPRHSTASNSSTFSSPPSPASPHKTKSLSLESTDRMGWDT; encoded by the exons GTTGCCGTcgtaaaagtgaaaaacactgATAAGGTATTTGCTATGAAGATTCTCAACAAGTGGGAGATGCTGAAGCGAGCTGAG ACTGCCTGTTTTAGGGAGGAGCGGGACGTGTTGGTGAACGGGGACTGCCAGTGGATCACCACCCTGCACTACGCCTTCCAGGATGACAATAATCTG TACCTGGTCATGGACTACTATGTGGGTGGTGACCTGCTGACTCTGCTCAGTAAGTTTGAGGACCGGCTGCCAGAGGAGATGGCCAAATTCTACTTGGCTGAGATGGTGATGGCCATCGACTCTATTCACCAGCTACACTACGTTCACAG gGACATTAAACCCGATAACATTCTGTTGGATATGAATGGCCACATCCGCCTGGCTGACTTTGGCTCCTGCCTCAAGCTCATGGAGGACGGGACG GTCCAGTCCTCTGTGGCAGTGGGAACTCCAGACTACATCTCACCAGAAATCCTGCAGGCCATGGAGGATGGAAAAGGCAAGTATGGGCCTGAGTGCGACTGGTGGTCCCTGGGAGTCTGCATGTATGAAATGCTGTACGGCGAGACTCCTTTCTATGCAGAATCCCTAGTGGAAACCTATGGGAAGATCATGAACCACAAG GAGCGATTCCAGTTTCCACAACAGATAACCGATGTGTCAGAAGAAGCCAAAGATCTGGTTCGCCGGCTCATTTGCAGTCGAGAGCACAGACTAGGCCAGAATGGCATTGAGGACTTCAAGCAGCACCCCTTCTTCACTG GTATTGACTGGGACAACATCCGCATATGTGAGGCACCCTACATCCCAGAGGTCAGCAGTCCTACAGATACCTCCAACTTTGATGTGGATGATGACTGTCTAAAGAACTCA GAGACAATGCCCCCTCCTTCTCACACTGCTTTCTCTGGCCACCACCTACCCTTTGTTGGTTTCACCTATACAAGTAAATG TGCCCTATCAGACCGGGGGTGTCTGCGACAACTGGCAGGGGAGCCGGGCAAGGCTGTTCAGGACCAAATGGACATGGATGTCCAGCGAAGCCTGGAAGACAGCTTGGCTACTGAGGCCTATGAGAGGAGGATCCGCCGACTGGAGCAGGAGAAACTAGAGCTGAGTCGCAAACTACAAG AGTCAACTCAGACAGTGCAGGCACTGCAACATCCAACAGCCGAGGGCCCCCTCAGTTCTAACAAAGAGGTGGAGATCAGGAGTCTGAAGAGTGAGATCGACATCCTCAAAAAGCAAATTGCTG ACTCTGGGCAACTTGAAAAGCAGCTGGAGGATGTGACTTTGGCTCGAAGAGACCTGGAGGACTCATCTAGACACATTAAAACGCTGCAGAAACAGATGAAGAGCATCACACATGAGAGGGATGAGCTTTACAAG GAAATTGCGGACACCAATGAGAAGCTGAAGTCTCAGTCAAAAGAGCTAAAGGATGCACACAGTCAGAGAAAACTGGCTATGCAGGAGTTTTCAGAGCTTAATGAGAGACTCACGGACCTCAG GTCTGCAAAGCAGCGCCTGGTGCGCCAATTGCGTGataaggaggaggagatggagagcCAGAATCAGAAGGTTGAGGCACTCCGCCTTGAGGTGCGAAAGGCAGAAAGGGTCAAGAAGGAG ATGGAGGCACAAGCAGAGGAGCAGGCAGCAGAGGCTCAGAAAGAGAGGAAACTGCGAGAGCGGAATGAGCAGTATAGTCGGCAGCTAGAGGAGGAGTTAGAAGGACTTAAG TCAAAACAGGCCGGTCCCTCTGTCACCCTGGCCTCAGCGGACCAGACTCAGGAGGTGGGGCGATTGCGGGGAGACCTGGAGAAGAAAACCCTCCTGTATGAGGAGGAGTTGGCTCGTAGGGAGGCACAGCATAGCAATGAGCTAAAGGCCCTCCGCAAAGAGCTGAGAGATGCTGAGAGCCAGCATCTTGCCCTGCAGAAGGAAATCCTAATGCTCAAAGACAAGCTCGACAAGACTCGCCGTGAGAG tgacGATTCTGTGAG CCAAAGAGAACGGGAAGAATTTGAGACGGAGTATAAACAGAAGTATGAGCGAGATAGAGTTCTGCTTATTGAAGAAAATAAGAAGCTGTCCAGTGAACTGGATAAA ttgaCAAGCATGTTTGAGAAGGTGAGCAGCTCCAACCGGCAGCTGGAGGACGAGATGAGGGAGCTGGCCgacaaaaaagaaagtgtaGCTCACTGGGAGGCCCAGATCACAGAAATCATTCAGtg GGTAAGTGATGAAAAAGATGCTCGAGGTTACCTGCAGGCACTAGCCACTAAGATGACAGAGGAGTTGGAGGGACTGAGAAATACCAGTCTGGGAGTGAGAGCCAcg GACATGCCATGGAAAATGCGGCGCTTTGCCAAGCTGGACATGTCAGCTCGTCTGGAGCTACAGTCTGCTCTGGACGCTGAAATCAGAGCCAAGCAGAGCATTCAGGATGAACTGAACAAGGTCAAGGCGAGCAACATCTCTACAGAAtg TAAACTGCAGGAGGTGGAAAGTAAAAACCAGGATCTCCTGGGTGAGATTGAAAGActgaaaaaggaaacagaagagCTGCGGCTACGTAGGG GTGTCAAGCACCAGGATTCCCAGAATTCCTTCTTGGCTTTTCTCAATGCCCCCACATCAGCTCTTGATCAGTTCGAT CGCTCACCATCCGTTGGCCCAGCTAGCAAAGGCAGACGT GTGGACTCGATGGATAACTTCACCCCTTCCAACACACCATCTCGAGATGACGACCCCAAGGCCCACCTGAAGTCCCGCTCACGTTCACCTTCGATGGCTAGTGATACGGAGCCCATAGAG TTGATTGATAAATCTAGAACAATCCAGACCCCAACCATTCGATCAGGAGGGTATGGCAGTATTGGACGCTCCTCCCCTAAG CCCAAAGCACATCAGTTTGTGGTGAAGTCATTCAACACACCAACAAAGTGTAACCAGTGTACATCCCTCATGGTGGGGCTCATACGTCAAGGTTGCACCTGTGAAG tgtgtaACTTCTCCTGCCACGTAACATGTGCGGACAAGGCTCCAGCTGTGTGTCCTGTGCCCCAGGACCAGACCAAGGGCCCACTGGGTATTGACCCTCAGAGGGGCATCGGTACTGCATACGAAGGACACGTCAGG GTGCCCAAACCAACAGGGGTGAAGAAGGGTTGGCAGCGGGCGATGGCTGTAGTATGTGACTTTAAACTCTTCCTGTATGAACTGGGAGAAGGAAAGACCACACAACCAAGTGTTGTGGTCAGCCAAGTCATAGACATGAG GGATGAAGAGTTTTCTGTCAGTTCTGTCCTGGCTTCTGATGTAATCCACGCCAGTCGCAAGGATATCCCCTGTATATTCAGA GTGACTGCTTCCCAGCTCTCCCCCTCCAGCAGCCACAAGCCCTCCATCTTGATTCTGGCCGAGAGCGACCAGGAGAGAAACAAGTGGGTCGGCCTATTGAACGAGCTCCACCGCATTCTCAAGAAAAACAAGCTCAAGGAGCGTTTTGTCTATGTCCCCAAAGAGGCTTATGACAGCACCCTGCCGCTCATCAAGACGACACAGTCTGCTGCCATCATAG ATCATGAGCGTGTTGCCCTGGGCAATGAGGAAGGCCTGTTTGTCATCCATGTCACCAAAGATG AAATAATCCGGGTTGGGGACAATAAGAAGGTGCATCACATCGACCTGATCCCCCAGGAGCAGCTGCTGGCTGTCATCTCTGGCAGAAACCGCCATGTCCGTCTCTTCCCCACACAGGCCCTGGACGGCCGTGAGACAGAGTCCTATAAGCTAGCCGACGTGAAGGGTTGCCAGACCCTGGTCTCCGGCCCCATCCGCAATGGCTCCCTCACCTGCCTCTGTGTGGCTGTGAAGAGGCAAATCACATGTTATGAG GTGAATAAGAGTAAAACACGTCACCGTAAGCTGCGGGAGCTGCAGGCTCCGGGGCCTGTTCAGTGGATTGGTCTGCTCAGCGAACGTCTTTATGTGGGCTACCAGTCTGGCTTCACCCGTTGCAG TCTCCAAGGTGACATGTCCATGGTCAGCCTCCTACACCATGAGGACCACACCCTGGCCTTCATCCCCCAGCAGAACCTGGATGCACTCTGCGCTGTAGAGATTTCCAGcaaagagctgctgctgtgcttcaGTTCCATAGGAGTGTATGTGGACTCTCAGGGACGCAGGTCACGTCAACAGGAGCTGATGTGGCCAGCTGTGCCCAACGCCGCCT GTTACAATGCTCCCTACCTGTCAGTGTACAGTGAAAACGCTATTGATGTGTTTGATGTCAACACTATGGAGTGGATTCAGACCATTCCTCTTAAGAAG GTGCGACCTCTGAATGTTGACGGCTCTCTGAACCTGCTGGGGCTGGAGACCGTTCGACTTATCTACTTCAGAAACAAGATGGCAG AAGGTGACGAACTTGTCGTCCCGGAGACATCAGACAACAGCAGGAAGCAGATGGTGCGTAGCATGAACAACAAGAGACGCTTCTCCTTCAGGGTACCTGAGGAAGAGCGGCTTCAGCAGAGGAG AGAGATGCTGCGAGATCCCGAGATGAGAAACAAGCTGATCTCCAACCCAACCAACTTCAATCACGTGGCTCACATGGGACCAGGAGACGGGATCCAGATCCTCAAAGATTTGCCCatg AACGTCCGTGTTCAGGAGAACCGCGCAGGCTTCAGCGGATCAGTCAGCATCCCCTCCATTACCAAGAACCGGGCTGAGCCAGGCCGTTCCATGAGCGCCAGCAGTGGACTGGGCATTC GGTCGTCCTCCCAGAATGGCAGCGCCCTGCGCAGAGAGTTGTCGGGTGGCAGTTATGGATCGAAGCGTCAGACCATGACCTCTCCTTCAGAGAGCTCCCTGTCCTCTGGCGGAGGCATGGACTGTGGTGATGCTCCACTTTCCCAGTTTGACAGAGAG GACTCAGACTCCCCCCGTCACTCCACGGCCTCCAACAGCTCTACCTTCAGCAGCCCACCCAGCCCGGCCTCCCCACACAAGACCAAGTCCCTATCCCTGGAGAGCACAGACCGGATGGGCTGGGACACATGA
- the cdc42bpab gene encoding serine/threonine-protein kinase MRCK alpha isoform X8 yields MSGEVRLKKLEKLILDGPAQSNSQCLSVETLLDILVCLYDECNNSPLRREKNILEFLDWAKPFTSKVKQMRLHKEDFEILKVIGRGAFGEVAVVKVKNTDKVFAMKILNKWEMLKRAETACFREERDVLVNGDCQWITTLHYAFQDDNNLYLVMDYYVGGDLLTLLSKFEDRLPEEMAKFYLAEMVMAIDSIHQLHYVHRDIKPDNILLDMNGHIRLADFGSCLKLMEDGTVQSSVAVGTPDYISPEILQAMEDGKGKYGPECDWWSLGVCMYEMLYGETPFYAESLVETYGKIMNHKERFQFPQQITDVSEEAKDLVRRLICSREHRLGQNGIEDFKQHPFFTGIDWDNIRICEAPYIPEVSSPTDTSNFDVDDDCLKNSETMPPPSHTAFSGHHLPFVGFTYTSKCALSDRGCLRQLAGEPGKAVQDQMDMDVQRSLEDSLATEAYERRIRRLEQEKLELSRKLQESTQTVQALQHPTAEGPLSSNKEVEIRSLKSEIDILKKQIADSGQLEKQLEDVTLARRDLEDSSRHIKTLQKQMKSITHERDELYKEIADTNEKLKSQSKELKDAHSQRKLAMQEFSELNERLTDLRSAKQRLVRQLRDKEEEMESQNQKVEALRLEVRKAERVKKEMEAQAEEQAAEAQKERKLRERNEQYSRQLEEELEGLKSKQAGPSVTLASADQTQEVGRLRGDLEKKTLLYEEELARREAQHSNELKALRKELRDAESQHLALQKEILMLKDKLDKTRRESQREREEFETEYKQKYERDRVLLIEENKKLSSELDKLTSMFEKVSSSNRQLEDEMRELADKKESVAHWEAQITEIIQWVSDEKDARGYLQALATKMTEELEGLRNTSLGVRATDMPWKMRRFAKLDMSARLELQSALDAEIRAKQSIQDELNKVKASNISTECKLQEVESKNQDLLGEIERLKKETEELRLRRGVKHQDSQNSFLAFLNAPTSALDQFDRSPSVGPASKGRRVDSMDNFTPSNTPSRDDDPKAHLKSRSRSPSMASDTEPIELIDKSRTIQTPTIRSGGYGSIGRSSPKPKAHQFVVKSFNTPTKCNQCTSLMVGLIRQGCTCEVCNFSCHVTCADKAPAVCPVPQDQTKGPLGIDPQRGIGTAYEGHVRVPKPTGVKKGWQRAMAVVCDFKLFLYELGEGKTTQPSVVVSQVIDMRDEEFSVSSVLASDVIHASRKDIPCIFRVTASQLSPSSSHKPSILILAESDQERNKWVGLLNELHRILKKNKLKERFVYVPKEAYDSTLPLIKTTQSAAIIDHERVALGNEEGLFVIHVTKDEIIRVGDNKKVHHIDLIPQEQLLAVISGRNRHVRLFPTQALDGRETESYKLADVKGCQTLVSGPIRNGSLTCLCVAVKRQITCYEVNKSKTRHRKLRELQAPGPVQWIGLLSERLYVGYQSGFTRCSLQGDMSMVSLLHHEDHTLAFIPQQNLDALCAVEISSKELLLCFSSIGVYVDSQGRRSRQQELMWPAVPNAACYNAPYLSVYSENAIDVFDVNTMEWIQTIPLKKVRPLNVDGSLNLLGLETVRLIYFRNKMAEGDELVVPETSDNSRKQMVRSMNNKRRFSFRVPEEERLQQRREMLRDPEMRNKLISNPTNFNHVAHMGPGDGIQILKDLPMNVRVQENRAGFSGSVSIPSITKNRAEPGRSMSASSGLGIRSSSQNGSALRRELSGGSYGSKRQTMTSPSESSLSSGGGMDCGDAPLSQFDREDSDSPRHSTASNSSTFSSPPSPASPHKTKSLSLESTDRMGWDT; encoded by the exons GTTGCCGTcgtaaaagtgaaaaacactgATAAGGTATTTGCTATGAAGATTCTCAACAAGTGGGAGATGCTGAAGCGAGCTGAG ACTGCCTGTTTTAGGGAGGAGCGGGACGTGTTGGTGAACGGGGACTGCCAGTGGATCACCACCCTGCACTACGCCTTCCAGGATGACAATAATCTG TACCTGGTCATGGACTACTATGTGGGTGGTGACCTGCTGACTCTGCTCAGTAAGTTTGAGGACCGGCTGCCAGAGGAGATGGCCAAATTCTACTTGGCTGAGATGGTGATGGCCATCGACTCTATTCACCAGCTACACTACGTTCACAG gGACATTAAACCCGATAACATTCTGTTGGATATGAATGGCCACATCCGCCTGGCTGACTTTGGCTCCTGCCTCAAGCTCATGGAGGACGGGACG GTCCAGTCCTCTGTGGCAGTGGGAACTCCAGACTACATCTCACCAGAAATCCTGCAGGCCATGGAGGATGGAAAAGGCAAGTATGGGCCTGAGTGCGACTGGTGGTCCCTGGGAGTCTGCATGTATGAAATGCTGTACGGCGAGACTCCTTTCTATGCAGAATCCCTAGTGGAAACCTATGGGAAGATCATGAACCACAAG GAGCGATTCCAGTTTCCACAACAGATAACCGATGTGTCAGAAGAAGCCAAAGATCTGGTTCGCCGGCTCATTTGCAGTCGAGAGCACAGACTAGGCCAGAATGGCATTGAGGACTTCAAGCAGCACCCCTTCTTCACTG GTATTGACTGGGACAACATCCGCATATGTGAGGCACCCTACATCCCAGAGGTCAGCAGTCCTACAGATACCTCCAACTTTGATGTGGATGATGACTGTCTAAAGAACTCA GAGACAATGCCCCCTCCTTCTCACACTGCTTTCTCTGGCCACCACCTACCCTTTGTTGGTTTCACCTATACAAGTAAATG TGCCCTATCAGACCGGGGGTGTCTGCGACAACTGGCAGGGGAGCCGGGCAAGGCTGTTCAGGACCAAATGGACATGGATGTCCAGCGAAGCCTGGAAGACAGCTTGGCTACTGAGGCCTATGAGAGGAGGATCCGCCGACTGGAGCAGGAGAAACTAGAGCTGAGTCGCAAACTACAAG AGTCAACTCAGACAGTGCAGGCACTGCAACATCCAACAGCCGAGGGCCCCCTCAGTTCTAACAAAGAGGTGGAGATCAGGAGTCTGAAGAGTGAGATCGACATCCTCAAAAAGCAAATTGCTG ACTCTGGGCAACTTGAAAAGCAGCTGGAGGATGTGACTTTGGCTCGAAGAGACCTGGAGGACTCATCTAGACACATTAAAACGCTGCAGAAACAGATGAAGAGCATCACACATGAGAGGGATGAGCTTTACAAG GAAATTGCGGACACCAATGAGAAGCTGAAGTCTCAGTCAAAAGAGCTAAAGGATGCACACAGTCAGAGAAAACTGGCTATGCAGGAGTTTTCAGAGCTTAATGAGAGACTCACGGACCTCAG GTCTGCAAAGCAGCGCCTGGTGCGCCAATTGCGTGataaggaggaggagatggagagcCAGAATCAGAAGGTTGAGGCACTCCGCCTTGAGGTGCGAAAGGCAGAAAGGGTCAAGAAGGAG ATGGAGGCACAAGCAGAGGAGCAGGCAGCAGAGGCTCAGAAAGAGAGGAAACTGCGAGAGCGGAATGAGCAGTATAGTCGGCAGCTAGAGGAGGAGTTAGAAGGACTTAAG TCAAAACAGGCCGGTCCCTCTGTCACCCTGGCCTCAGCGGACCAGACTCAGGAGGTGGGGCGATTGCGGGGAGACCTGGAGAAGAAAACCCTCCTGTATGAGGAGGAGTTGGCTCGTAGGGAGGCACAGCATAGCAATGAGCTAAAGGCCCTCCGCAAAGAGCTGAGAGATGCTGAGAGCCAGCATCTTGCCCTGCAGAAGGAAATCCTAATGCTCAAAGACAAGCTCGACAAGACTCGCCGTGAGAG CCAAAGAGAACGGGAAGAATTTGAGACGGAGTATAAACAGAAGTATGAGCGAGATAGAGTTCTGCTTATTGAAGAAAATAAGAAGCTGTCCAGTGAACTGGATAAA ttgaCAAGCATGTTTGAGAAGGTGAGCAGCTCCAACCGGCAGCTGGAGGACGAGATGAGGGAGCTGGCCgacaaaaaagaaagtgtaGCTCACTGGGAGGCCCAGATCACAGAAATCATTCAGtg GGTAAGTGATGAAAAAGATGCTCGAGGTTACCTGCAGGCACTAGCCACTAAGATGACAGAGGAGTTGGAGGGACTGAGAAATACCAGTCTGGGAGTGAGAGCCAcg GACATGCCATGGAAAATGCGGCGCTTTGCCAAGCTGGACATGTCAGCTCGTCTGGAGCTACAGTCTGCTCTGGACGCTGAAATCAGAGCCAAGCAGAGCATTCAGGATGAACTGAACAAGGTCAAGGCGAGCAACATCTCTACAGAAtg TAAACTGCAGGAGGTGGAAAGTAAAAACCAGGATCTCCTGGGTGAGATTGAAAGActgaaaaaggaaacagaagagCTGCGGCTACGTAGGG GTGTCAAGCACCAGGATTCCCAGAATTCCTTCTTGGCTTTTCTCAATGCCCCCACATCAGCTCTTGATCAGTTCGAT CGCTCACCATCCGTTGGCCCAGCTAGCAAAGGCAGACGT GTGGACTCGATGGATAACTTCACCCCTTCCAACACACCATCTCGAGATGACGACCCCAAGGCCCACCTGAAGTCCCGCTCACGTTCACCTTCGATGGCTAGTGATACGGAGCCCATAGAG TTGATTGATAAATCTAGAACAATCCAGACCCCAACCATTCGATCAGGAGGGTATGGCAGTATTGGACGCTCCTCCCCTAAG CCCAAAGCACATCAGTTTGTGGTGAAGTCATTCAACACACCAACAAAGTGTAACCAGTGTACATCCCTCATGGTGGGGCTCATACGTCAAGGTTGCACCTGTGAAG tgtgtaACTTCTCCTGCCACGTAACATGTGCGGACAAGGCTCCAGCTGTGTGTCCTGTGCCCCAGGACCAGACCAAGGGCCCACTGGGTATTGACCCTCAGAGGGGCATCGGTACTGCATACGAAGGACACGTCAGG GTGCCCAAACCAACAGGGGTGAAGAAGGGTTGGCAGCGGGCGATGGCTGTAGTATGTGACTTTAAACTCTTCCTGTATGAACTGGGAGAAGGAAAGACCACACAACCAAGTGTTGTGGTCAGCCAAGTCATAGACATGAG GGATGAAGAGTTTTCTGTCAGTTCTGTCCTGGCTTCTGATGTAATCCACGCCAGTCGCAAGGATATCCCCTGTATATTCAGA GTGACTGCTTCCCAGCTCTCCCCCTCCAGCAGCCACAAGCCCTCCATCTTGATTCTGGCCGAGAGCGACCAGGAGAGAAACAAGTGGGTCGGCCTATTGAACGAGCTCCACCGCATTCTCAAGAAAAACAAGCTCAAGGAGCGTTTTGTCTATGTCCCCAAAGAGGCTTATGACAGCACCCTGCCGCTCATCAAGACGACACAGTCTGCTGCCATCATAG ATCATGAGCGTGTTGCCCTGGGCAATGAGGAAGGCCTGTTTGTCATCCATGTCACCAAAGATG AAATAATCCGGGTTGGGGACAATAAGAAGGTGCATCACATCGACCTGATCCCCCAGGAGCAGCTGCTGGCTGTCATCTCTGGCAGAAACCGCCATGTCCGTCTCTTCCCCACACAGGCCCTGGACGGCCGTGAGACAGAGTCCTATAAGCTAGCCGACGTGAAGGGTTGCCAGACCCTGGTCTCCGGCCCCATCCGCAATGGCTCCCTCACCTGCCTCTGTGTGGCTGTGAAGAGGCAAATCACATGTTATGAG GTGAATAAGAGTAAAACACGTCACCGTAAGCTGCGGGAGCTGCAGGCTCCGGGGCCTGTTCAGTGGATTGGTCTGCTCAGCGAACGTCTTTATGTGGGCTACCAGTCTGGCTTCACCCGTTGCAG TCTCCAAGGTGACATGTCCATGGTCAGCCTCCTACACCATGAGGACCACACCCTGGCCTTCATCCCCCAGCAGAACCTGGATGCACTCTGCGCTGTAGAGATTTCCAGcaaagagctgctgctgtgcttcaGTTCCATAGGAGTGTATGTGGACTCTCAGGGACGCAGGTCACGTCAACAGGAGCTGATGTGGCCAGCTGTGCCCAACGCCGCCT GTTACAATGCTCCCTACCTGTCAGTGTACAGTGAAAACGCTATTGATGTGTTTGATGTCAACACTATGGAGTGGATTCAGACCATTCCTCTTAAGAAG GTGCGACCTCTGAATGTTGACGGCTCTCTGAACCTGCTGGGGCTGGAGACCGTTCGACTTATCTACTTCAGAAACAAGATGGCAG AAGGTGACGAACTTGTCGTCCCGGAGACATCAGACAACAGCAGGAAGCAGATGGTGCGTAGCATGAACAACAAGAGACGCTTCTCCTTCAGGGTACCTGAGGAAGAGCGGCTTCAGCAGAGGAG AGAGATGCTGCGAGATCCCGAGATGAGAAACAAGCTGATCTCCAACCCAACCAACTTCAATCACGTGGCTCACATGGGACCAGGAGACGGGATCCAGATCCTCAAAGATTTGCCCatg AACGTCCGTGTTCAGGAGAACCGCGCAGGCTTCAGCGGATCAGTCAGCATCCCCTCCATTACCAAGAACCGGGCTGAGCCAGGCCGTTCCATGAGCGCCAGCAGTGGACTGGGCATTC GGTCGTCCTCCCAGAATGGCAGCGCCCTGCGCAGAGAGTTGTCGGGTGGCAGTTATGGATCGAAGCGTCAGACCATGACCTCTCCTTCAGAGAGCTCCCTGTCCTCTGGCGGAGGCATGGACTGTGGTGATGCTCCACTTTCCCAGTTTGACAGAGAG GACTCAGACTCCCCCCGTCACTCCACGGCCTCCAACAGCTCTACCTTCAGCAGCCCACCCAGCCCGGCCTCCCCACACAAGACCAAGTCCCTATCCCTGGAGAGCACAGACCGGATGGGCTGGGACACATGA